The Sesamum indicum cultivar Zhongzhi No. 13 linkage group LG9, S_indicum_v1.0, whole genome shotgun sequence genome segment AGCTGATATTTTCATGGCGCCCAAAAACACCTATTTCACGACAAATTGCTTCAGCTGTATCTTTGTTATCTCCTGTAATTACCATAACACGAATGCCGGCCGTTCTGCAATCCTCGAGTGCTTGAGGGACTTCTTTCCGAGGAGGATCCTTGACAATTTAAAGAATGTCGTAGTATTCACTTAGAATTTTCATACCATAACAATGAGTTCACAAaagaattaagaataaataaaaaaagccaACTCACTCTTAAACCAGCCAAGCCAACAAAAACTAATTTGCTCTCAATTGAGGAATAATTTGCAGGGTTCAATAAGAGCTCGTGAGCTGGATGGTCTTCTTCACCATTATATGTAGCAAATTCTGGGAGATCATCCTTGTATGCAAAACCCAGAACTCGTAATGCACTTGTTGACATTTCCTGAAGGCTTTTCAGTATAGCTTCCCTTAGACTTTGATCAAGTTCTACAATAGAGCCATCTAGAAATTGCACAAACTTGCTTCTTTCCAACAATGTCTCCACTGCACCCTGCACAATTTAGCACTGACTTCCTGAATTACTGAACAAAGATGAAACAGAAATACACAAAAGAGAATGAAAAGTTTGCAGAACCCAAGTAAAtcagtttaaatatattctatatacAGTGacatacaaataaatgaactTGTTCACAGGAAGAGAACAAATATTTCCAACCCATTGGCTAATCCAGAAGTAACCCAAAAAGAAGTTCCAGGAAGGTAATAATGAAATTGAAGAACAAATGAAGTCTTCTTTTTAGTAATCCCTATCTAGCCGTTAGATCCTAAATATGAGAAGCAGAGCAGTAGCAAATGCCAAATGGAACAAGAACCTACCTTTACAAGTAACGACTTTTTTCCAGTGCCAGAATTCACAATGACTCCCATGGATTTTCTATCACGATCAAACTCAAGGGTGGCAATCCGCTGGTCAATTTTATTCCATGCGTACGAGCACCCTACATGATTCAATTGAAAATTGCACATGAGCATGGAAAATCAACAGATCACACAACAGTTTCAGTAAGGAAGCAGGAAAACTTACTTAGAGCACCATCATAGCCCGAGGAGGGGCCTAAATGCAATTCATCTGGAAGGCCCATTTTCTCAACTAGAACCTGAAAATTAAATCTGTCAGGTGTATATCCTTCATGAAGATATGACGATCCAGTTCTAGTCAGAAACAAGAAGGTATAACAAAGAGCTACTAATATATCTCACAAAATTATGCAAAACGAAAATACATGATACAGAGAAAAGAATTGCTACAATCCAATAACTAACAGCAATTACAGGCACAGCCAAACTTGGGAAGATAGTAGCATCAAAACTTCCAGCAAAACGACACAGTCATAATGCATCATAACTCCACTGAATAACCCAAATAGGGTAGTTGAAAACATTTTACTTATTACTATATCAAAGGAAATAGTGTTCCAAAAATTTACTACATAAAACATCTGAATTGACTGATACACATACCTTAAGTGCAGCCTCAGTCGGCATCCCATTGGCCACATAATGTCCAGATTTATCATGGCCAGATTTTTCTATGTCGGCATCATTACAAATAGCAGCAATTTTAGCAATCATTTGAAGGTTAGGATCTAACTGACCAGCAGGCCAGTTTTCTATTTTCCCATCGAATGGATCATAGGTAGTTCCTTGCACATTAAAGGATCGCAGAACATTTGCCTTCGAACCCATAGCAACGAGCTTAGCCACTGCCATCTGATTAGTAGTCAGAGTACCAGTCTTATCAGAGCAAATCACAGTTGTGCAACCAAGGGTTTCAACACTAGGCAACTTGCGAACCAGTGCATTCTTAGCAGCCATCTTGCGTGTGCCAAGAGCCAAGCAAGTTGTGATAACTGCAGGCAAACCTTCAGGAATAGCAGCCACTGCCAATGCTACAGCAATCTCAAAGTAATATGTGCACTTCTCAAATGAGAACTTGAAATTCCTTGGCCACCCATCAACAAACTCCCACGAAAGGAAGTACTTCACATTGATCAGCCAAACCAAAGTGCAGATAGCTCCAATGATAGCAGTTAAAGTCTCTCCAAACTCATTCAACTTCTTCTTCAAAGGCGTATCATCGTCGCTCTGCGATGCTTCATGAATCTGTGAATGCACCTTCCCTATCTCTGTACTCATTCCAGTCTGAGTTACCAAACAAATACAATTCCCATTCACCACTGTTGTTCCAGCAAACACCATACACTTCTTCCCCTGAATATCAACATCCTCTGCAACAGCCTTAGTACTCTTGCTAaccgcctcactctctccCGTCAATGACCCCTGTTCAACCCGAAGGGTCGAGCTAATCAAGCTTATAACTCTCATATCTGCTGGAACTTTATCCCCCACTCTCAACTCCACAATGTCTCCAGGAACTAGCTCCTTTGCAGGCAAATTAGAAATCCTTCTACCCTCACGAATAACTGATGCATGTTCCGACTGGATTTCCTTCAATGCGTCCAGTGCTTTTTCTGCATTGTTCTCCTGCCAAACCCCCACAATGGCATTCACAATcaatatcaaaaatataacCAATGGCTCGACAAATGCTGTGATCTCCATCTCTCCGCCTTCCTCCCCATCATACCATGCCAATACAAAGGAAATCACTGCTGCCACCAACAAAATCCTGACTAGTGTATCATTAAACTGATCCAGAATCAACCTAAAAATTGAAGGTCCGTCATGTTTATCCAACTCATTTAATCCATAGATCTGCTTCCGTTTTTCAACCTCATCCCCTGACAATCCATAGTCCCTGCTTACTTGATACTTCTCCTCACACTCTCTCACATCTTTCGACCATGCCGCATAATAATCCCCTTTCGGCTCCTTCCCAGCCCCACCCAAATCCTCACTCCTACCATAATTCTGCCCTCCTTTTCCCATCAATCGTCAATCCAAAGCTCACCAAGTCAGCAAATCCGACGCAAGTCAacctgaaaaaaaaataaaaaatcaatgcaTAAACACCATAATACaaacttaataaaatcaatcaatcaataagAACCGCcctaaaccaaacaaaaaattctccAACTTCACGATCTACAGGTAAATCATCACTACACATCATAAAAACCAAActtcaaaaagtaaaataaaaaataaaaccctaATCACAAAGATAACACCCACTCACCACCTCGAGTTGAACTCAGCGGCTCCCCAGTTGCTCCAACACCGTACGTAACGCTTGCGTTACGGGTCCAAAATTCTACCAGAACCGAGGAGAAGTCGATTAGAAAGTGAAAAGAGTTgaaatttctctctctagaaacCGCTAGAGAGGGTTTGTTATTTATTGGAGAAGTGTTTGGGTGTGTGAGGGAATCGAAAAAAGCAGAGATCTGTGTTCCTTATAATACGACAAGGTACAAGCAGCAATGCGTGAGAGGGCCTCCGTTAAGCTTCTCCGTACCTTCTCCCCTAAACCTTTccttataactattattttctttttcaaattcttgctATCTCCACTCCTCCTACAAATTTCAATAACGCACGATGTCCTCACAAATGACACAATTGCCCTCAGCTCCCTTAGTCCAATTCtaggatttttttaatatataaatatatttgggtaaatttcattttacccCCCCTACTCTCGTGATCTCACTTTATACCCTCGTGCTTTCAGTTATATCACTTAAATATTCCTAAGAAATAATTAGACAATGTATTCCTaagaaattcagaaaaataactGCCATTGTTACCAATCTAtgaatgcttttttttttttttttggtaaagtAATACCATTGtcctaattataatattgttcttgtaatattataaaaatcttATGCTTCttatctaattataaaaaaatattaattgcaaTACTGATACGATTTTGACTCAATCAGTGTCTCGTTATACAAGATATTGTCTGCTCTAACTTTGTAGAAGCTTTAcgaattttt includes the following:
- the LOC105170362 gene encoding calcium-transporting ATPase 4, endoplasmic reticulum-type-like, with translation MGKGGQNYGRSEDLGGAGKEPKGDYYAAWSKDVRECEEKYQVSRDYGLSGDEVEKRKQIYGLNELDKHDGPSIFRLILDQFNDTLVRILLVAAVISFVLAWYDGEEGGEMEITAFVEPLVIFLILIVNAIVGVWQENNAEKALDALKEIQSEHASVIREGRRISNLPAKELVPGDIVELRVGDKVPADMRVISLISSTLRVEQGSLTGESEAVSKSTKAVAEDVDIQGKKCMVFAGTTVVNGNCICLVTQTGMSTEIGKVHSQIHEASQSDDDTPLKKKLNEFGETLTAIIGAICTLVWLINVKYFLSWEFVDGWPRNFKFSFEKCTYYFEIAVALAVAAIPEGLPAVITTCLALGTRKMAAKNALVRKLPSVETLGCTTVICSDKTGTLTTNQMAVAKLVAMGSKANVLRSFNVQGTTYDPFDGKIENWPAGQLDPNLQMIAKIAAICNDADIEKSGHDKSGHYVANGMPTEAALKVLVEKMGLPDELHLGPSSGYDGALRCSYAWNKIDQRIATLEFDRDRKSMGVIVNSGTGKKSLLVKGAVETLLERSKFVQFLDGSIVELDQSLREAILKSLQEMSTSALRVLGFAYKDDLPEFATYNGEEDHPAHELLLNPANYSSIESKLVFVGLAGLRDPPRKEVPQALEDCRTAGIRVMVITGDNKDTAEAICREIGVFGRHENISSKSLTGREFMELSRQDKESHLNQSGGLLFSRAEPRHKQEIVRLLKDFGEVVAMTGDGVNDAPALKLADIGIAMGIAGTEVAKEASDMVLADDNFSTIVAAVGEGRSIYNNMKAFIRYMISSNIGEVASIFLTAALGIPEGLIPVQLLWVNLVTDGPPATALGFNPPDKDIMKKPPRRSDDSLISPWILFRYLVIGSYVGIATVGIFIIWYTRSSFLGIDLSGDGHSLVTYSQLANWGQCQTWQNFSVSPFTAGTQTFKFDDPCDYFQTGKIKAMTLSLSVLVAIEMFNSLNALSEDGSLISMPPWVNPWLLLAMSVSFGLHFLILYVPFLAQIFGIVPLSLNEWLLVLAVAFPVILIDEVLKFIGRCTSGIRTSSGRRSSKQKAE